In a genomic window of Nitrospirota bacterium:
- a CDS encoding SHOCT domain-containing protein, protein MDRGIMGWDMGIGMVFYLAFWILVIAGIVLLVVWVGQKALGTGSRPEESAIEILKKRYVRGEISKAEYEEKKRDLG, encoded by the coding sequence ATGGATCGCGGGATCATGGGCTGGGACATGGGTATCGGGATGGTCTTTTACCTCGCCTTCTGGATTCTCGTCATCGCGGGGATCGTCTTGCTCGTGGTCTGGGTGGGGCAGAAGGCATTGGGAACAGGGAGCAGACCGGAGGAATCAGCGATCGAGATCCTCAAGAAACGGTATGTGCGTGGAGAGATCTCGAAAGCGGAGTACGAGGAGAAGAAGCGCGATCTGGGGTAG
- a CDS encoding metalloregulator ArsR/SmtB family transcription factor encodes MANRREGDEQVYGLHADICSTLANPKRLKIINTLREKELSATELLAVLKVPKANLSQHMTVLRQKGVVAARRQGNTVFYRLTRPKILQAFDLMRELLFEVLDDRQRLLKQRRG; translated from the coding sequence ATGGCAAACCGCCGCGAAGGCGATGAGCAGGTGTACGGGCTTCACGCCGACATCTGCTCGACACTGGCCAATCCCAAGCGGCTGAAAATTATCAACACGCTCCGGGAGAAGGAGCTCTCTGCGACGGAGCTACTGGCCGTGCTGAAGGTCCCAAAGGCCAACCTCTCCCAACACATGACCGTGCTTCGCCAGAAAGGCGTCGTGGCCGCCCGGCGTCAAGGCAACACCGTGTTCTACCGACTTACGCGCCCCAAGATCTTGCAGGCTTTTGACCTCATGCGCGAGTTGCTCTTCGAGGTCCTTGATGACCGCCAACGGTTGTTGAAGCAACGCAGGGGTTGA
- a CDS encoding CPBP family intramembrane glutamic endopeptidase codes for MIVIGSTFGVNFALFLVGLARQGIQPRIEFDDARLLWLLGYEVVIGTLLGVFLYVRGWRRADLNLRITRRTFGMAGFLFAGFYLYGLVMGLAANAFGVADLFTQISFQGSISLPVMFLVSIINPIFEETLTVAYVMKVLSPQGAASAVGTSALLRLIAHAYQGPLATVVVFPLGIAFAIVYWRTRELWPLVLTHGLIDLVGLLSIRAAGGVAS; via the coding sequence GTGATCGTCATTGGTTCGACCTTTGGGGTCAACTTCGCGCTCTTCCTCGTGGGCCTCGCGCGGCAGGGCATCCAGCCTCGTATCGAGTTCGACGATGCTCGCTTGCTCTGGCTCCTCGGGTACGAAGTCGTGATCGGAACGCTCCTCGGGGTGTTTCTGTACGTTCGGGGCTGGCGGCGCGCGGACTTGAATCTGCGGATCACCCGCCGGACGTTCGGCATGGCCGGCTTTCTCTTTGCCGGGTTCTATCTCTACGGGCTGGTGATGGGCCTGGCAGCCAATGCATTCGGGGTGGCGGACCTCTTCACCCAGATCTCGTTCCAGGGTTCGATCAGCCTGCCGGTGATGTTCCTGGTGTCGATCATCAATCCAATCTTCGAAGAGACACTGACCGTCGCGTACGTGATGAAGGTCCTCAGCCCCCAGGGCGCGGCCTCCGCCGTCGGAACCAGCGCATTGCTCCGGCTCATCGCGCACGCGTACCAAGGCCCGCTGGCCACGGTGGTGGTCTTTCCGCTGGGTATCGCGTTCGCGATCGTGTATTGGCGCACGCGCGAGCTCTGGCCGCTGGTCTTGACACACGGCTTGATCGACCTGGTCGGTTTGCTGAGCATCCGCGCCGCGGGCGGAGTTGCGTCCTAG
- a CDS encoding class I SAM-dependent methyltransferase, with translation MDFDQLASRYDAWYRTALGSLALALESEAILHLAQIAPKERVIDLGCGTGIYTIELSRRGAWVVGVDPALDMLAVAREKLRRDGLPARLVCGSAEALPVRTGTFDLTVAVTSLCFVQNPDHAVREAERALQPNGRLVIGELNRSSLWAFWRRLKGMFRDTESWGARARSGWAAFIAMSAAKKRPVE, from the coding sequence ATGGACTTTGATCAGCTCGCATCTCGCTACGACGCATGGTACCGCACGGCGTTGGGGTCGCTTGCGCTTGCACTCGAATCCGAAGCGATCCTGCACCTCGCTCAGATCGCGCCTAAGGAACGCGTGATTGATCTTGGTTGTGGGACCGGGATCTATACGATCGAATTGAGCCGGCGCGGCGCGTGGGTGGTAGGAGTCGACCCCGCGCTCGACATGCTGGCGGTCGCGCGCGAAAAGCTCCGGCGCGACGGACTACCAGCACGTCTCGTGTGTGGGTCCGCCGAGGCGCTTCCGGTCCGTACCGGGACGTTCGACCTGACGGTTGCGGTCACGTCCCTGTGCTTCGTGCAAAACCCCGATCACGCCGTCCGAGAAGCCGAGCGGGCCCTGCAACCGAACGGGCGTCTCGTGATCGGCGAGTTGAACCGCTCCAGTCTCTGGGCGTTCTGGCGTAGACTCAAAGGAATGTTTAGAGATACCGAGTCGTGGGGGGCTCGTGCGCGCTCGGGCTGGGCCGCCTTCATCGCGATGAGCGCCGCGAAAAAGAGACCCGTAGAGTGA
- a CDS encoding sterol desaturase family protein, with translation MSHEPLIRLASFFGIFALMAVWELMAPRRPLTAARMKRWPTNLSIVLLNTLTAHLLFSTTAVGAAVLAAQNQWGVLNLVEWPAGLRVLAALVAMDFALYLQHVVFHAVPILWRLHMMHHADLDVDVTTGARFHPIEIVLSMVIKLAAIALIGAPPMAVLTFEVVLNATSMFNHSNVRMPRRLDRALRWIVVTPDMHRIHHSVLRDETNSNFGFSLPWWDRLLGTYRPDPAKSQVDMPLGLEQFRNPRELTLVGSLVLPFRGGTGAYPLGGRR, from the coding sequence ATGTCTCACGAGCCTCTGATTCGGTTGGCGAGTTTCTTTGGCATTTTCGCCCTCATGGCGGTGTGGGAGTTGATGGCGCCGCGGCGGCCTCTGACAGCCGCCCGGATGAAGCGCTGGCCGACCAATCTTTCGATCGTGCTCCTCAACACGCTCACGGCGCACCTGCTCTTTTCAACCACGGCCGTGGGCGCGGCGGTCCTGGCCGCGCAGAACCAATGGGGGGTATTGAACCTCGTCGAGTGGCCCGCCGGGCTCAGGGTCCTCGCCGCCCTGGTGGCCATGGATTTCGCGCTGTACCTGCAGCACGTGGTGTTTCACGCGGTGCCGATCTTGTGGCGGCTCCACATGATGCACCACGCCGATCTGGATGTGGATGTTACCACCGGCGCGCGCTTTCACCCGATCGAAATCGTTCTTTCCATGGTGATCAAACTGGCGGCCATCGCCCTGATCGGCGCGCCGCCAATGGCGGTACTGACTTTCGAGGTGGTGCTCAACGCCACGTCGATGTTCAACCACAGCAACGTCCGAATGCCCAGGAGACTCGACCGGGCGCTGCGATGGATCGTGGTGACGCCCGACATGCACCGGATCCACCATTCCGTGCTCCGGGACGAAACCAACAGCAATTTCGGATTCAGCTTGCCCTGGTGGGATCGCTTGCTCGGTACCTATCGGCCGGATCCCGCCAAATCTCAAGTCGACATGCCCTTGGGGCTTGAGCAGTTTCGGAATCCCCGCGAACTCACGCTTGTCGGGTCGCTGGTGCTTCCGTTCCGAGGCGGAACCGGCGCCTACCCGCTCGGCGGGCGTCGATAA